Proteins encoded together in one Oncorhynchus masou masou isolate Uvic2021 chromosome 3, UVic_Omas_1.1, whole genome shotgun sequence window:
- the LOC135513904 gene encoding tyrosine-protein kinase Lyn-like, whose amino-acid sequence MGCKKSKLNDGLNGGVLDGKNQRPVRPDQTVYVRDPTSGKPNATSNSPPGGLLPGQVFMKMEEQSESGKIVIALYPYDAKHKDDLGFKKGERLKVLEEHGEWWKAQSLTSKKEGFIPSNYVAEANTMETEEWFFKDITRKDAERQLLAPANKAGSYLIRESETSKGSYSMSIRDLDAQGTDAVKHYKIRMLDNGGFYISPKITFPDIGSMIKHYHKQSDGLCRKLEKACDKPKAQKPWDKDAWEISKESIKMVKKLGAGQFGEVWMAFYNNTTKVAVKTLKPGTMSAEAFMEEANLMKTLQHDRLVRLYAVVTKVEPIYIITEYMSNGSLLDFLKSEVGCKVQLPKLIDFSAQIAEGMAYIEKKNYIHRDLRTANVLVSESLLCKIADFGLARVIEDDQYTAREGAKFPIKWTAPEAINYGSFTIKSDMWSFGVLLYEIITYGKIPYPGMSNGEVMTSVQRGYRMPRPENCPNELYDIMTTCWKSKPDDRPTFDYIQSVLDDFYTATEGQYQQQP is encoded by the exons ATGGGTTGTAAAAAATCCAAGCTAAATGACGGTCTGAATGGAGGTGTGCTTGATGGCAAGAACCAACGGCCAGTACGTCCTGACCAAACTGTATATGTGAGAGATCCCACCTCCGGTAAACCAAATGCTACA AGTAACTCACCTCCTGGAGGTCTCCTGCCTGGTCAGGTATTCATGAAAATGGAAG AGCAATCTGAGTCTGGTAAAATAGTTATTGCACTATACCCATATGATGCAAAACACAAAGACGATTTGGGATTCAAGAAGGGGGAAAGGCTTAAGGTTCTTGAAGA GCATGGTGAATGGTGGAAGGCTCAGTCTCTGACCTCTAAGAAAGAAGGGTTCATACCCTCCAATTATGTTGCTGAGGCCAAtaccatggagacagagga ATGGTTTTTTAAGGATATTACAAGGAAGGACGCAGAGAGACAACTTTTGGCACCTGCAAACAAAGCAGGATCTTACCTCATTCGAGAGAGTGAGACATCAAAGG GAAGTTATTCCATGTCTATCAGAGATTTGGATGCCCAAGGGACGGACGCTGTGAAACATTATAAGATCCGGATGCTGGATAACGGAGGCTTCTACATCTCTCCTAAAATCACATTCCCTGACATTGGCAGCATGATAAAACATTATCACA AACAATCGGATGGTCTCTGTCGAAAGCTGGAGAAGGCCTGTGATAAACCCAAAGCTCAGAAGCCATGGGACAAAGATGCCTGGGAGATCTCCAAGGAGTCCATCAAGATGGTGAAGAAACTAGGAGCCGGACAATTTGGTGAAGTGTGGATGG CGTTCTACAACAACACGACTAAGGTGGCAGTGAAGACACTGAAGCCAGGCACCATGTCAGCGGAGGCCTTCATGGAGGAGGCTAACCTGATGAAGACCCTGCAACACGACAGACTGGTGCGCCTCTACGCCGTCGTCACCAAGGTCGAGCCCATCTACATCATCACAGAGTACATGTCCAATG GTAGCCTCTTAGATTTCCTAAAAAGTGAGGTCGGCTGCAAAGTTCAGCTACCTAAGCTCATCGATTTCTCTGCACAG ATTGCGGAGGGAATGGCTTACATTGAGAAGAAGAACTACATCCACCGTGACCTGAGAACAGCCAATGTCCTGGTGTCTGAGAGTTTGCTGTGTAAAATAGCTGACTTTGGCCTTGCTAGAGTTATAGAAGATGACCAGTACACAGCCAGAGAGG GTGCAAAGTTTCCCATCAAGTGGACAGCACCAGAGGCCATCAACTATGGATCCTTCACTATCAAGTCAGACATGTGGTCCTTTGGAGTCCTCCTGTATGAAATCATTACATATGGAAAAATACCTTACCCAG GGATGAGTAATGGTGAGGTGATGACTTCAGTGCAGAGAGGTTATAGAATGCCCCGCCCTGAGAACTGTCCCAACGAGCTCTATGACATCATGACCACCTGCTGGAAGAGCAAGCCAGATGACAGGCCTACATTTGACTACATCCAGAGTGTCCTAGATGACTTTTACACCGCCACAGAGGGCCAGTACCAACAGCAGCCCTAG
- the LOC135513912 gene encoding uroporphyrinogen decarboxylase isoform X1 translates to MENDNLILPKDFPKLKNDAFLRACHGQETNHVPVWCMRQAGRYLPEFREFRAGKDFFETCRSPAACCELTLQPLRRFPFDAAIIFSDILVIPQAMGMDVQMVAGKGPTFPEPLKEPEDLLLLQPKVDVNKELGYVFKAITLTRHKLDGKVPLIGFTGAPWTLMAYMIEGGGSTTHSKAKRWLYRHPEASHKLLKMLTDVIVEYLLGQVAAGAQALQVFESHAGCLGPVEFQEFSLPYLRDIARKVKDQLKESGQDVPMIVFAKDGHYGLEDLSQSHYEVVGLDWTIDPRSARERTGGKVSLQGNMDPCALYAPKERISEIVKKMLEGFGTRGYIANLGHGLYPDMDPENVGAFVEAVHTHSRHLNLK, encoded by the exons ATGGAAAATGACAATCTAATACT CCCCAAAGACTTCCCTAAGTTGAAGAATGATGCATTCCTCCGTGCATGCCATGGCCAGGAGACCAACCATGTGCCTGTGTGGTGTATGAGACAGGCTGGACGCTACCTGCCAG AGTTCCGTGAGTTCAGAGCTGGGAAGGACTTCTTTGAAACTTGTCGGTCACCTGCAGCCTGCTGCGAACTCACTCTCCAG CCATTGAGACGTTTCCCATTTGATGCGGCCATCATCTTCTCAGATATCCTGGTTATCCCACAG GCCATGGGTATGGATGTCCAGATGGTGGCAGGAAAGGGCCCTACGTTCCCAGAGCCCCTAAAGGAGCCAGAAGACCTGCTGCTCCTGCAGCCCAAGGTGGACGTCAACAAGGAGCTGGGCTATGTCTTCAAGGCCATCACATTGACACGCCACAAACTGGATGGCAAGGTCCCTCTGATCGGCTTCACTGGTGCCCCG TGGACCCTAATGGCCTATATGATTGAGGGGGGAGGCTCAACAACCCACTCCAAGGCTAAGCGCTGGCTGTACCGCCACCCTGAGGCCAGCCACAAGCTGCTAAAGATGCTGACAGATGTCATCGTAGAGTACCTGCTGGGACAAGTGGCTGCTGGGGCACAG GCCTTGCAGGTGTTTGAGTCCCATGCTGGCTGTCTGGGCCCAGTGGAGTTCCAGGAGTTCTCCCTGCCCTACCTCCGAGACATCGCTCGTAAGGTCAAGGACCAGCTGAAGGAGTCAGGCCAGGATGTCCCCATG ATTGTGTTTGCCAAGGATGGCCACTATGGTCTGGAGGACCTCTCTCAGTCCCACTATGAGGTGGTTGGTTTGGATTGGACCATCGATCCACGCTCAGCACG AGAGCGAACGGGAGGAAAGGTTAGTCTCCAGGGGAACATGGACCCCTGTGCACTCTATGCCCCCAAG GAGCGTATATCAGAGATAGTGAAGAAGATGCTGGAAGGCTTTGGGACCAGAGGGTACATAGCCAACCTGGGCCACGGGCTGTACCCTGACATGGATCCGGAGAATGTGGGTGCCTTTGTAGAAGCTGTCCACACTCACTCTCGCCACCTCAATCTCAAGTAA
- the LOC135513912 gene encoding uroporphyrinogen decarboxylase isoform X2 produces the protein MRQAGRYLPEFREFRAGKDFFETCRSPAACCELTLQPLRRFPFDAAIIFSDILVIPQAMGMDVQMVAGKGPTFPEPLKEPEDLLLLQPKVDVNKELGYVFKAITLTRHKLDGKVPLIGFTGAPWTLMAYMIEGGGSTTHSKAKRWLYRHPEASHKLLKMLTDVIVEYLLGQVAAGAQALQVFESHAGCLGPVEFQEFSLPYLRDIARKVKDQLKESGQDVPMIVFAKDGHYGLEDLSQSHYEVVGLDWTIDPRSARERTGGKVSLQGNMDPCALYAPKERISEIVKKMLEGFGTRGYIANLGHGLYPDMDPENVGAFVEAVHTHSRHLNLK, from the exons ATGAGACAGGCTGGACGCTACCTGCCAG AGTTCCGTGAGTTCAGAGCTGGGAAGGACTTCTTTGAAACTTGTCGGTCACCTGCAGCCTGCTGCGAACTCACTCTCCAG CCATTGAGACGTTTCCCATTTGATGCGGCCATCATCTTCTCAGATATCCTGGTTATCCCACAG GCCATGGGTATGGATGTCCAGATGGTGGCAGGAAAGGGCCCTACGTTCCCAGAGCCCCTAAAGGAGCCAGAAGACCTGCTGCTCCTGCAGCCCAAGGTGGACGTCAACAAGGAGCTGGGCTATGTCTTCAAGGCCATCACATTGACACGCCACAAACTGGATGGCAAGGTCCCTCTGATCGGCTTCACTGGTGCCCCG TGGACCCTAATGGCCTATATGATTGAGGGGGGAGGCTCAACAACCCACTCCAAGGCTAAGCGCTGGCTGTACCGCCACCCTGAGGCCAGCCACAAGCTGCTAAAGATGCTGACAGATGTCATCGTAGAGTACCTGCTGGGACAAGTGGCTGCTGGGGCACAG GCCTTGCAGGTGTTTGAGTCCCATGCTGGCTGTCTGGGCCCAGTGGAGTTCCAGGAGTTCTCCCTGCCCTACCTCCGAGACATCGCTCGTAAGGTCAAGGACCAGCTGAAGGAGTCAGGCCAGGATGTCCCCATG ATTGTGTTTGCCAAGGATGGCCACTATGGTCTGGAGGACCTCTCTCAGTCCCACTATGAGGTGGTTGGTTTGGATTGGACCATCGATCCACGCTCAGCACG AGAGCGAACGGGAGGAAAGGTTAGTCTCCAGGGGAACATGGACCCCTGTGCACTCTATGCCCCCAAG GAGCGTATATCAGAGATAGTGAAGAAGATGCTGGAAGGCTTTGGGACCAGAGGGTACATAGCCAACCTGGGCCACGGGCTGTACCCTGACATGGATCCGGAGAATGTGGGTGCCTTTGTAGAAGCTGTCCACACTCACTCTCGCCACCTCAATCTCAAGTAA